The following are encoded in a window of Salinigranum halophilum genomic DNA:
- a CDS encoding universal stress protein, which produces MYDTILVPVDETAETTRLTMHAIGLADMWGATLHTVGIVDGPTALNAEATDRGDRVSGARERARRASMRAAERAQRAGVDARTAVRRGVPHAEIVDEARRIEADLVLLGSPGRETTQGAVCVGQVTRRVVERADCAVLVEQSGEEPDRDSAAAESVADSALSVTREASTDERPLLVGPQ; this is translated from the coding sequence ATGTACGATACGATTCTCGTACCCGTCGACGAAACCGCGGAGACGACACGGCTCACGATGCACGCAATCGGACTCGCCGACATGTGGGGTGCGACCCTCCACACGGTCGGCATCGTCGACGGACCGACGGCGCTGAACGCCGAGGCGACCGACCGAGGCGACCGTGTGAGCGGGGCTCGCGAACGAGCGCGACGAGCGTCGATGCGCGCCGCAGAGCGGGCACAGCGGGCCGGTGTCGACGCACGGACCGCCGTTCGACGCGGCGTCCCGCACGCCGAAATCGTCGACGAAGCCCGGCGGATCGAAGCCGACCTCGTCCTCCTCGGGTCGCCGGGTCGTGAGACGACGCAGGGGGCTGTCTGCGTCGGGCAAGTCACCCGCCGTGTCGTGGAGCGCGCCGACTGTGCGGTCCTCGTCGAACAGTCCGGCGAGGAGCCCGACCGAGACTCGGCGGCAGCCGAGTCAGTGGCTGACAGCGCTCTCTCGGTCACACGTGAGGCGTCGACGGACGAGCGGCCGCTGCTGGTCGGCCCGCAGTAA
- a CDS encoding universal stress protein yields MYDDILVPTDGSGGTDDTLTHALDIATRRGARVHALSVVDRRIYLSAARDQQDDILESLTESAESAVDAVETRAAGEDVETVGAVRDGVPHSEILKYADEAGIDLIVIGTHGRTGRDKLVNMGSVTERVVENATQPVLVVHIGDD; encoded by the coding sequence ATGTACGACGACATCCTCGTTCCGACCGACGGGAGCGGTGGCACGGACGACACACTGACACACGCGCTCGACATCGCGACGCGGCGAGGCGCGCGCGTGCACGCGCTGTCGGTGGTCGACCGTCGGATCTACCTCTCTGCGGCTCGCGACCAGCAGGACGACATCCTCGAGAGTCTGACCGAGAGCGCCGAATCGGCCGTCGACGCCGTCGAGACGCGAGCCGCGGGGGAGGACGTCGAGACGGTGGGTGCGGTCCGAGACGGCGTCCCCCACTCCGAGATATTGAAGTACGCTGACGAAGCGGGAATCGACCTCATCGTCATCGGGACTCACGGACGGACGGGGCGTGACAAGCTCGTCAACATGGGGAGCGTGACCGAACGGGTCGTCGAGAACGCCACACAGCCCGTCCTCGTCGTCCACATCGGCGACGACTGA
- the purH gene encoding bifunctional phosphoribosylaminoimidazolecarboxamide formyltransferase/IMP cyclohydrolase, translated as MLKIAGLASNRGRNLLHIADRAPGGAELSVVLTNREGAPVLEDASERGIPTEVVERGDDTRKDHERRVLSRLSGYDFDIVCLDGYMRVLTDAFLDEAPTTLNVHPSLLPSFPGMDAHEQVLESGVRMTGCTVHVVTEAVDAGPIVTQEAVPVYEDDDETSLKARVLREAEFTAYPRAVRWFAEGRVEVTDDGVRVDGDEGGDFPDRRLVSDDRVSGLRYGENPHQEAAVYADDSCAEANVVHATQLNEGAKALSYNNYNDADAALSLVKEFDEPAAAVIKHTNPAGCATADSLAEAYDRALSTDPMSAFGGIVALNRECDAATAESIVESFKEVVVAPAYSDAALDVLTEKQNLRVLDVGPLGDVTDHLTEKRLVGGRLVQERDTWAPYREDLEVVTEREPTDDEVESMLFAWRVLKHVKSNGILFASGTETVGVGMGQVSRVDAVRLAAMKADEHAEGKSAEGAVMASDAFFPFPDGIEEAAEAGIEAVIQPGGSVNDEDVVEAADDHGIAMVFTGRRCFRHD; from the coding sequence ATGCTCAAGATCGCTGGTCTGGCGAGCAACCGCGGCCGGAACCTCCTGCACATCGCCGACAGGGCACCCGGCGGTGCCGAGCTCTCGGTCGTCCTGACGAACCGCGAGGGGGCACCAGTCCTCGAAGACGCCTCCGAACGTGGGATTCCGACGGAGGTCGTCGAACGTGGCGACGACACGAGAAAAGACCACGAGCGACGCGTCCTCTCACGACTGTCTGGGTACGACTTCGACATCGTCTGTCTCGACGGCTACATGCGCGTCCTGACCGACGCGTTCCTCGACGAGGCACCGACGACGCTGAACGTCCACCCCTCGCTGCTCCCTTCCTTCCCGGGCATGGACGCCCACGAGCAGGTGCTCGAGTCGGGCGTCCGGATGACGGGCTGTACGGTCCACGTCGTCACCGAGGCGGTCGACGCAGGCCCCATCGTCACCCAGGAGGCGGTCCCCGTCTACGAGGACGACGACGAGACGAGCCTGAAGGCGCGCGTCCTCCGCGAGGCGGAGTTCACGGCGTATCCCCGGGCAGTCCGGTGGTTCGCCGAAGGCCGCGTCGAGGTGACCGACGACGGCGTGCGCGTCGACGGCGACGAGGGCGGCGACTTCCCCGACCGCCGGCTCGTCTCCGACGACCGCGTCTCGGGGCTCCGGTACGGCGAGAACCCCCACCAGGAGGCTGCGGTGTACGCCGACGACTCCTGCGCGGAGGCGAACGTCGTCCACGCGACGCAGTTGAACGAGGGCGCGAAGGCGCTGTCGTACAACAACTACAACGACGCCGACGCCGCGCTCTCGCTCGTCAAGGAGTTCGACGAGCCCGCGGCGGCGGTCATCAAACACACCAACCCCGCCGGCTGTGCGACCGCCGACTCCCTCGCCGAGGCGTACGACCGCGCGCTGTCGACGGACCCGATGAGCGCCTTCGGCGGCATCGTCGCCCTGAACCGCGAGTGCGACGCCGCCACCGCCGAGTCCATCGTCGAGTCGTTCAAGGAGGTCGTCGTCGCACCGGCGTACTCCGACGCCGCCCTGGACGTCCTCACCGAGAAGCAGAACCTCCGCGTCCTCGACGTCGGCCCGCTGGGCGACGTGACAGACCATCTCACGGAGAAGCGCCTCGTCGGCGGGCGACTGGTGCAAGAACGCGACACGTGGGCCCCCTACCGCGAGGACCTCGAGGTCGTCACCGAGCGCGAACCCACCGACGACGAGGTCGAGTCGATGCTGTTCGCCTGGCGCGTGCTCAAGCACGTCAAGTCGAACGGCATCCTCTTCGCCTCGGGTACCGAGACGGTCGGCGTCGGGATGGGGCAGGTCTCCCGTGTCGACGCCGTCCGCCTGGCGGCGATGAAGGCCGACGAGCACGCCGAGGGCAAGTCGGCCGAGGGGGCCGTGATGGCGAGCGACGCGTTCTTCCCGTTCCCCGACGGCATCGAGGAGGCCGCCGAAGCCGGCATCGAAGCCGTCATCCAGCCCGGCGGGAGTGTGAACGACGAGGACGTCGTCGAAGCCGCCGACGACCACGGCATCGCGATGGTGTTCACCGGTCGGCGGTGTTTCCGGCACGATTAA
- a CDS encoding glutaredoxin family protein has translation MTFSPESELSAEEVQTRVDEAIENNDIVVFMKGNRLMPQCGYSKRAVELVGKYVDEFETVDVLPALPEFRAALESHSGWETTPQTYVDGEFIGGSDILAELDERGELEATLTA, from the coding sequence ATGACGTTCAGTCCCGAGTCGGAACTCTCCGCGGAAGAGGTCCAGACACGCGTCGACGAGGCCATCGAGAACAACGACATCGTCGTGTTCATGAAGGGGAACCGTCTGATGCCGCAGTGCGGTTACTCGAAGCGCGCGGTCGAACTCGTGGGGAAGTACGTCGACGAGTTCGAGACGGTCGACGTTCTCCCCGCGCTTCCGGAGTTCCGTGCGGCGCTCGAATCACACTCGGGCTGGGAGACCACCCCCCAGACGTACGTCGACGGCGAGTTCATCGGCGGGTCGGACATCCTCGCTGAACTCGACGAGCGCGGCGAGCTCGAGGCGACGCTCACCGCCTGA
- a CDS encoding DUF7110 family protein has protein sequence MSGRVFRLHSTLELPLETVTDYFEGDPELPPEIADIDITRRNNTLIIKAVATDESLSKYTPTAQLKASVTENRVYEEEPPRAGAPRWGEEEEEIPSELVEFACFKGDRETVLQNTALQYPMFLVLRDLARLAEKGTLTAVTEEDGDLHATRIVEGDERAASVEVVENPQQNNGGGNTVNWRDNKFIS, from the coding sequence ATGTCAGGCCGCGTATTCCGACTTCACTCGACACTGGAACTGCCGCTCGAAACAGTCACTGACTACTTCGAGGGAGACCCCGAACTCCCGCCCGAAATCGCAGACATCGACATCACCCGCCGGAACAACACGCTCATCATCAAAGCCGTCGCCACCGACGAATCGCTCAGCAAGTACACGCCGACGGCCCAGTTGAAAGCGAGCGTCACCGAGAACCGCGTCTACGAGGAAGAGCCCCCCCGCGCCGGCGCGCCCCGCTGGGGCGAGGAAGAAGAGGAGATTCCCTCCGAACTCGTCGAGTTCGCCTGCTTCAAGGGCGACCGCGAGACCGTCCTGCAGAACACGGCGCTGCAGTACCCGATGTTCCTCGTCCTGCGCGACCTCGCTCGACTCGCCGAGAAGGGGACGCTGACGGCCGTCACGGAGGAAGACGGCGACCTGCACGCGACCCGTATCGTCGAGGGCGACGAACGGGCCGCGTCGGTGGAAGTCGTCGAGAACCCCCAGCAGAACAACGGCGGCGGCAACACGGTGAACTGGCGCGACAACAAGTTCATCTCGTAA
- the purB gene encoding adenylosuccinate lyase — protein sequence MTEPSKLPRTDPLAAVSPLDGRYAARTEPLVPYASESALMRARVRVEVEYLIALADLDATDVALADDTRAVLRSLPESFDADDARLVKQIEREGTDEYAATNHDVKAVEYFLRVRLSERVADAERLFPWIHFGLTSEDVNNLAQRLLVEGATEEVLLPALGEVRDALVEMAHEHRALPMLARTHGQPATPTTFGKEMAVYAARLGRTMGRIRRATDSLSGKLAGASGVYAAHVAAYPDVDWRAFSESFVRDLGLEHQALSTQVNPCDDLAELFDAVRGANNALVDLDRDVWLYVSDRYLGQETVEGETGSSTMPHKVNPIDFENSEGNLSKANSDLTFLADYVTTSRLQRDLSDSTVKRNVGAAFAHSLIGYEKTATGLSKVVPNEQVMREELESTPEILGEAVQTILRREGDTDAYERVKALTRGQRVTLSDLHDLFADLDVSEAVRDELIALTPTGYTGVAAALADDVE from the coding sequence ATGACCGAGCCTTCGAAGCTCCCCCGGACGGACCCCCTCGCGGCGGTGTCGCCGCTGGATGGCCGCTACGCCGCGCGCACGGAGCCGCTCGTGCCGTACGCGAGCGAGTCAGCGCTCATGCGTGCGCGCGTTCGCGTCGAAGTGGAGTACCTCATCGCACTCGCCGACCTCGACGCGACCGACGTCGCACTCGCCGACGACACCCGGGCGGTCCTCCGCTCACTGCCCGAGTCGTTCGACGCCGACGACGCGCGCCTCGTCAAACAGATCGAACGCGAGGGGACCGACGAGTACGCGGCGACCAACCACGACGTGAAGGCGGTCGAGTACTTCCTGCGCGTCCGGCTCTCCGAACGCGTCGCCGACGCCGAACGGCTCTTCCCGTGGATCCACTTCGGGCTCACCAGCGAGGACGTCAACAACCTCGCTCAGCGGCTCCTCGTCGAGGGCGCGACCGAAGAGGTACTGCTCCCCGCGCTCGGTGAGGTCAGAGACGCACTCGTCGAGATGGCCCACGAGCACCGCGCCCTCCCGATGCTGGCTCGGACGCACGGCCAGCCGGCGACGCCGACGACGTTCGGGAAGGAGATGGCCGTCTACGCCGCCCGACTCGGCCGGACCATGGGGCGGATTCGGCGCGCGACCGACAGTCTCTCGGGCAAGCTCGCGGGCGCGTCGGGCGTCTACGCGGCCCACGTCGCGGCGTACCCGGACGTCGACTGGCGTGCCTTCTCCGAGTCGTTCGTCCGCGACCTGGGCCTCGAGCACCAGGCGCTCTCGACCCAGGTCAACCCCTGTGACGACCTCGCGGAACTGTTCGACGCGGTTCGCGGCGCGAACAACGCACTCGTCGACCTCGACCGCGACGTGTGGCTGTACGTCTCCGACCGGTATCTCGGGCAGGAGACCGTCGAGGGGGAAACGGGGTCGTCGACCATGCCCCACAAGGTCAACCCCATCGACTTCGAGAACAGCGAGGGGAACCTCTCGAAGGCCAACTCGGACCTCACCTTCCTCGCCGACTACGTCACCACCTCGCGGCTCCAGCGCGACCTCTCGGACTCGACGGTGAAACGGAACGTCGGCGCGGCGTTCGCACACAGCCTCATCGGGTACGAGAAGACCGCCACGGGGCTGTCGAAGGTCGTCCCGAACGAGCAGGTGATGCGCGAGGAACTGGAGTCGACGCCGGAAATCCTCGGCGAAGCCGTCCAGACCATCCTTCGCCGCGAAGGCGACACCGACGCGTACGAGCGGGTGAAAGCGCTCACGCGAGGACAGCGCGTGACCCTCTCGGACCTCCACGACCTCTTCGCGGACCTCGACGTGAGTGAGGCGGTTCGCGACGAGCTCATCGCCCTCACTCCGACAGGGTACACGGGCGTGGCCGCAGCGCTCGCCGACGACGTCGAGTAG
- the gfcR gene encoding transcriptional regulator GfcR, with protein MKNVNDLIESAEELAKRGLSKGEIADELNVSRETASWLVEKSGAKSESGAGTAAEPRDNGGPHDIHVDWSAFGRDSARLTYAGQAMADLLSKEGEEVDLTIGIEKAGVPLATVVSRELDTDLGAYAPAKHQWDEGDIEELGGSFSRNFATIRGRDCYIVDDTITSGTTMQETIEAVRAEGGNPVGCVVLVDKQGVEEMVDVPVYSLINVVRVGEDA; from the coding sequence ATGAAGAACGTTAACGACCTCATCGAGAGCGCCGAGGAACTGGCGAAGCGCGGCCTCTCGAAGGGCGAAATCGCCGACGAACTCAACGTCTCGCGGGAGACGGCCTCCTGGCTGGTCGAAAAGAGCGGGGCCAAGAGCGAGAGCGGCGCGGGCACGGCGGCCGAGCCGCGAGACAACGGCGGTCCACACGACATCCACGTCGACTGGAGCGCGTTCGGGCGCGACAGCGCGCGCCTGACGTACGCGGGGCAGGCGATGGCCGACCTCCTCTCGAAGGAGGGCGAGGAGGTCGACCTGACCATCGGCATCGAGAAGGCCGGCGTCCCCCTCGCGACGGTCGTCTCGCGCGAACTCGACACCGACCTCGGCGCGTACGCGCCCGCGAAACACCAGTGGGACGAGGGCGACATCGAGGAACTCGGAGGGTCGTTCTCGCGCAACTTCGCGACCATCCGCGGGCGTGACTGCTACATCGTCGACGACACCATCACCTCCGGGACGACGATGCAAGAGACGATCGAGGCCGTCCGCGCCGAGGGCGGCAACCCAGTCGGCTGCGTCGTCCTCGTCGACAAGCAGGGTGTCGAGGAGATGGTCGACGTCCCCGTCTACTCGCTCATCAACGTCGTCCGCGTCGGCGAGGACGCCTGA
- a CDS encoding glucose 1-dehydrogenase, translating to MKAIAVRRGSDEPVVIEKPRPAPDPGEALVRTLRVGVDGTDHEVISGGHGGFPEGEDHLVLGHEAVGVVEEPNGTEFEAGDVVVPTVRRPPNGTNPYFERGEADMAPEGEYHERGIVGAHGYMAEYFTSPAEDLVPIPDHQAPLGFLIEPISITEKALELAYASRSSFEWTPDSALVLGNGSLGLLTLGMLDQVYDRVYCLGRRDRPDPTIDIMDELGATYVDSRQTPVDEVGEAFEPMDFVFEATGYAPHAVQSVHALAPNGVVALLGVPGSQEYEFDVGAMHGELVLHNKAMVGSVNSNVRHFEAATDSLDALPDWLLDDLVTGIYGVDDFRKAFVDDNTVIKTAVEFSAYEER from the coding sequence ATGAAAGCAATCGCAGTTCGACGGGGGAGCGACGAACCCGTCGTCATCGAGAAGCCACGGCCGGCCCCCGACCCCGGTGAGGCCCTCGTTCGGACGCTCCGCGTGGGCGTGGACGGGACGGACCACGAGGTCATCTCGGGCGGTCACGGCGGCTTCCCCGAGGGAGAAGACCACCTCGTGCTCGGTCACGAGGCCGTCGGCGTCGTCGAAGAGCCCAACGGAACCGAGTTCGAGGCGGGCGACGTGGTCGTCCCGACGGTGCGGCGGCCGCCGAACGGGACGAACCCGTACTTCGAGCGGGGCGAGGCCGACATGGCCCCGGAGGGGGAGTACCACGAGCGCGGCATCGTCGGCGCGCACGGCTACATGGCCGAGTACTTCACCTCGCCCGCCGAGGACCTCGTCCCTATCCCCGACCACCAGGCCCCGCTTGGCTTCCTCATCGAACCCATCTCCATCACCGAGAAGGCGCTCGAACTCGCGTACGCCTCGCGCTCGTCGTTCGAGTGGACGCCCGACTCGGCGCTCGTCCTCGGCAACGGCTCCCTGGGCCTGCTCACGCTGGGGATGCTCGACCAGGTGTACGACCGCGTCTACTGTCTCGGCCGCCGTGACCGGCCCGATCCGACCATCGACATCATGGACGAACTCGGCGCGACCTACGTCGACTCCCGGCAGACACCGGTCGACGAGGTCGGTGAGGCGTTCGAACCGATGGACTTCGTCTTCGAGGCGACGGGCTACGCGCCCCACGCCGTCCAGTCGGTCCACGCGCTCGCGCCGAACGGCGTCGTCGCGCTCCTCGGCGTGCCCGGCTCACAGGAGTACGAGTTCGACGTCGGCGCGATGCACGGCGAACTCGTCCTGCACAACAAGGCGATGGTCGGCAGCGTCAACTCCAACGTGCGGCACTTCGAGGCGGCGACCGACAGCCTCGACGCGCTTCCCGACTGGCTGCTCGACGACCTCGTCACCGGTATCTACGGCGTCGACGACTTCCGGAAAGCGTTCGTAGACGACAACACCGTTATAAAAACGGCCGTCGAATTCAGCGCGTATGAAGAACGTTAA
- a CDS encoding DUF4013 domain-containing protein: MIRDSLTYLTRSDDALKVVLIGALLSYFGALVVPVVLVAGYNLLVLRRTVTAVRSDADAEHPAERAETPPTFENWTNLAVLGVKAGVVKLVFTTIPVVVLYLLGQGALDPGEATGQLLGFLVTGGLASEYLAYLSRLSGVSEVASVYASFEPLVLFAIVSYVFPAALTSLAEENELRAAFDPDQWRQKLTTPGYAVGWALYLVYVSAGWLFVAELVPRGYDLLVAFSHVRLVDQFRPFLGMALQIGGYAVNFALLVAGYRAIGVASVRGVPAFGVDFDRQSLLFGTILLAAWVLVVPAVLVVGYFVRSIRTAHDGQAAPPPFEHLRRLFVTGLKGSALWLGYALVPYAVFHLFDVGATLNRPGGFAGGSSEAVGNFLWLSLGATVGPPLMLWVRYALTGVVDSVLFLVFTGLVPASGARVLFERWDVFAVVYLLLLAAVTYLVPIALASLAKTDSLRAALVLADTRHLLRERTWFVKTLPYWAASAAVTVTQLTITTRYLPAETEPTLIPGPPFGVVENVPLNVVSASQPLYAALQIVPSLLVFYLLTRAYLVVGRHARDEVE, translated from the coding sequence ATGATACGGGATTCACTGACGTATCTGACCCGGAGCGACGACGCGCTCAAGGTCGTCCTCATCGGCGCGTTACTCAGCTACTTCGGCGCACTCGTCGTCCCGGTCGTTCTCGTCGCCGGCTACAACCTGCTGGTGCTTCGCCGGACGGTGACGGCGGTTCGGTCGGACGCGGACGCGGAGCACCCGGCTGAGAGGGCCGAGACGCCCCCGACGTTCGAGAACTGGACGAACTTGGCCGTCCTCGGGGTGAAAGCCGGCGTCGTCAAGCTCGTCTTCACGACGATTCCCGTCGTCGTCCTCTACCTGCTCGGCCAGGGTGCGCTCGACCCGGGGGAGGCGACGGGGCAGTTGCTCGGGTTTCTCGTCACCGGCGGCCTCGCGTCGGAGTATCTCGCGTATCTGAGTCGCCTCTCCGGGGTGTCGGAGGTCGCGTCGGTCTACGCGAGCTTCGAACCGCTCGTCCTGTTCGCCATCGTCTCCTACGTGTTCCCCGCCGCACTCACGTCGCTCGCCGAAGAGAACGAACTCCGGGCGGCGTTCGACCCCGACCAGTGGCGACAGAAGCTCACGACCCCTGGGTACGCGGTGGGGTGGGCGCTGTACCTCGTCTACGTCTCGGCCGGGTGGCTCTTCGTCGCCGAACTCGTTCCGCGTGGGTACGACCTCCTCGTCGCGTTCTCACACGTTCGCCTCGTCGACCAGTTCCGCCCTTTCCTCGGAATGGCCCTCCAAATCGGGGGCTACGCGGTCAACTTCGCCCTCCTCGTCGCGGGATACCGCGCCATCGGGGTGGCGTCGGTGCGCGGCGTTCCGGCGTTCGGCGTCGACTTCGACAGGCAGTCGCTCCTGTTCGGGACGATACTGCTCGCCGCGTGGGTCCTCGTCGTCCCCGCCGTCCTCGTGGTCGGGTATTTCGTTCGGTCGATCCGGACCGCACACGACGGACAGGCCGCCCCGCCCCCCTTCGAGCACCTGCGTCGGCTGTTCGTCACCGGGCTCAAGGGGTCGGCTCTCTGGCTCGGGTACGCCCTGGTCCCGTACGCCGTCTTCCACCTGTTCGACGTGGGGGCGACCCTGAACAGGCCGGGGGGCTTCGCGGGCGGGTCGAGCGAGGCAGTGGGTAACTTCCTGTGGCTGTCGCTCGGGGCCACGGTCGGTCCACCACTCATGCTCTGGGTTCGCTACGCGCTGACCGGTGTCGTCGACAGCGTGCTGTTTCTCGTCTTCACCGGCCTCGTCCCGGCGTCCGGCGCGCGGGTGCTCTTCGAACGCTGGGACGTGTTCGCGGTGGTCTATCTGCTCTTACTCGCCGCGGTCACGTACCTCGTCCCGATTGCTCTCGCCTCGCTCGCGAAGACCGACAGCCTCCGCGCGGCGCTCGTCCTCGCCGACACCCGTCACCTCCTCCGGGAGCGGACGTGGTTCGTGAAGACGCTCCCCTACTGGGCCGCGAGTGCCGCAGTCACGGTTACCCAGTTGACGATCACGACCCGATATCTGCCTGCCGAGACGGAGCCCACCCTCATCCCTGGCCCACCGTTCGGCGTCGTTGAGAACGTCCCGTTGAACGTCGTGTCGGCCAGCCAGCCGCTCTACGCGGCGCTGCAGATCGTTCCGTCCCTGCTCGTGTTCTACCTACTGACGAGAGCGTATCTGGTCGTCGGCAGGCACGCGCGGGACGAGGTGGAGTGA